The Thermocladium sp. ECH_B genome segment CCGGCTTCCCAGGACTCGAGACCACAAGTCTCCTCTTGATTGATCTCTGGAGGAGGGGGTTAATCGATATCCAGCAAGTCGTTTCCCTGTATTCACATAAGCCTGCCTCGATCTTGGGAATAGATGCATCGAACTCTCTTACCTTGGTGGACACAAAGTCCGTGACCGTGATCGATCAATCCAAGTTCCAATCCAAGGCCCGCCACAGCCCATTTAATGGGAGAAGCGTCCTCGGCCGAATAGTTGCTACAATAATGGGCGGTAAATTATTGATGATTGATGGTGAGTACGAGCCGCGGTTCAGGCAATTAATTGGGGAACGCACATTAATCAAGTCCTAGCACCGCGCTTCCCGTGCCTCCTTCTCTAGCTCTAGTAATGCCTTAACTGGGTCGCTGGATTCATAAATGGATCTGCCGACAATGCCGAAATCCGCGCCGCTCCTCACTGCGCACCCAATTCTTCCCCCCTGGGCCCCAATGCCTGGACTAATTATCACGTCCATGGGAAAGGATTCCCTCGCTAACCTAATTAGGTCAGGCCTATTTCCGGGCACAACTATGCCTTTACGCTTTATTTCCTTGGCGTAGCTCAACGCCTCGCTGAACGACTTATCATAAAGCGTTGGTCCCTGGCTCATGGATACTAGCACAAATATGTCCAGGAGAGGCGGCGGCGCATTGCTTGACCCAATGAATCCATGAATTATGACTCCATTAAATCCAATGCTCCTCAGCTTTCTCGTGATTTTCTCATTTATGAAATTCACATCCGCCATTTTCGCATCCATAATGAAGTACTTATCATCGTTTTTCCTTATAAGTTCACTGACGCCGCTTGTCCCCATGCTTAGTATAGCCATCCAGCCAAGCTTCACTGCCTTAACCATTGACCCCAAGCCATCCAACACGCTCCAATACTTCCCCGGCTCATCCTCATCTATTGCCAGTATTACGTGACTTTTCCCCCGCGCCTCATCTATGCTCATTAGGGCGATGCGCATGTGTTATGATTATTAAAATGTTTCCCTTTGAGGATTACTGCTGCGTGGACTCTTGCGCAGCTGCTTCGTTTGATTGGGCCTTAAATGGTCTCACGTGGTCTGGGGTTGTGATTATGGTTTTCCTCACCTTATCGAATTCTACATCTATTATGAGTGCTTTGCCCCTTAACCCAGCAACTGTGCCCACTCGTCCCTGGTATCTCCTGTGGGGTGCCGTAGTTATATTAGTTGGATCTATATCTATTATTACCTTATCGCCAGGATTATACTCATACATCCACCTAATCAAGCCCGGCCGCCCCCTCTCCCTTGGATGCTTCCTAAGTATGCTCCGGCTCTTGGCTCTATATCCATGGGTTCTCTTGGTCATTACCTATCGATTACGTCGTGCCTCCCCCGTTTAAAAAGCTTCTCCAATCCTATGAATAACGCCTCCTCCTTATCTCTACAAGGGTTAATAGGACGGCTAGGTTAGTGGCGAAGTATATTAACATATATGCCAGTATTAGATTNAGTTGGATTAATCCATTTATGAAGCCATAGGCCAAGCTGATCAATATGAATAATGGGGATATCATTGAGATGCCGGCTATGTGCCCATACGGGAATCTATGGGTCTTGGAGTAAAGCTCCACGGCGTTTATGGCCACTATTATGCCCAGCACGAAGCCCAATGCATTGATGAACGTGAAGCCGGGGCTAATTAATGATGCTGGGGACAGGTGCAGCACTAGTAGGTTTATTGAGACGTAGAGGGACAATAGGAATGATGATACTATGGAGACGAAGAAAGTTATTTCATATGATTTAGCGAATTGAATAATTGGCTTATGTACATCAAGCGCAAAGCCGAGGAGGCCGGCCCCAATCGAGATGAGCAGCACTGATGACGCTATGCCCCTCACCGTTTGGGGAATAAATAGCCAAGCGGCATAGATGAGTATCAGGAGAGCAGGTAACCCAACGGTGTACCTCCTTAATTGAGGCTCCATTATTGCCTTTAAGATATAGTAACGCGTGAGGACGGCGACTTCCTCGAATCCCCTAGTCTGCTTAACCACTATTCTCTTGATGGATATTATGGGCCTCCTGGTTCTTATGATCTCGGCCGCCGCCTCATCTGATGGTCCATCAGACACTAGTATAACTCCATCGGCATTGAACCTGCTCAGTATTTCCTCTACTTCCCTCAATATCTTTATGTTGGCCATGACTTCATTCCTGCTGGAGCCGGCGACTAGAGCCACCTCCACGTTTTCTTTCCCGAATGATGAAACCATGGAGTCATATAATTGAATTGCACCGAATATTGCATTGGCGTCGGAATCATCGGGATACTTCAGTATGTAGTCCATGGCCACCTTCAAGACATNCTCGCGGCCAATTACCGGAGTCTTGGCGCCCAGCCTATCCCCTACATCATCATCTATGTCTACGCATAAAACCAATAACTTGCTTACGTTTGACATTCCTTTTAATTATCCGTTTCAAGCTCGGTTAATATTTTTAACTCCTCGAATGATACTCGCTCGCCGCTATCTAGCTTTTTCTTGATTTCCTCGGCCCGCTTACGGAGCTCCTCCTTCTGTTTCTCCTCCTCCGCCCTCTTCTTATTCATGTTAATTGATTTATACGCGGCAGTGAGAAGCATCTTATTCTTGTTGAGCTCATCATAGAGTCCGCTCCTCCTTTCCTTTAGTTGCTTGACCTCCACGTACTTGGATAACATGTATGCCTTAATCTCATCCCTCTCCTTCTTAAGGGAGTCCCTTAGCTCCTTGAGCTTAACTAATTCCTCCCTCTCCTTATTGGCTTCCTCTATGAGTGCCTTGATTTGGTTCTTCACTTCCTGATATCTTCCCTCGTATAATTCCTTCATTCTATTAGCTAGCTCCCTCCTCTTCTCCGCCGCCTCCTTTATCTTGCCCCTCTCCTCCTCCAGCCTGCTCCTCAGCTTCTCAAGGGTCTCCGCCGTAACCATTTCCTTCTCAAGCTGGAAAATCATCTTATAGAACTCCTGCTCCCTCTGTGGATCCGTGGGGCTAACCTCATGATCGTACTCCATTCTATCTATTAAGTCCTTAAGCCTCTCTTTATCCGGTATCTTGCCGTCCGTGTACTCCATGGCCAGCCTCATTAGCTCCCTCAACTTATTGGCCTTCTCACGCTTCGCATTTAATTCATCAAGCATTCTCCCCCGCTCCTCCTTCATTCTCTTCAATTCATTCACGAGGTTATTCCTCTCCTCCACTAGTTTGGCTATTTTATTCCGTATCTCATTCAGTTTCTGTCTCTTCTGATTTATTTGATTAATCGCGTCATTTATCTTAGCCCTCACTTCATTCAACTTATTCTTCTTTTCATTCATTTCCGCGTAAACATCGTTTATTTGCTTATTGATCGTTGCTATCTCATTATTGAGCCCTGTTATTTTGCGCTTCAATTCATCTATATCTAGTAAAGACATCCAACCCTACTGATATAGCCATATTTATAACTTTTTCCAAGAAAGAACTAAACAATGAGCGAACCAATGGCATTAGACATATTCGGGAAACATACTTTCAAGGACAAAGAATAAAAGGTATCCCAATNCCCATGAATAGATGGATGCCGTTCGGGTTAATGGCATTAGAAAAAGCTTTGTGACTCTTGAGAGAATGGGGCTAATTAGGCGTAGGCGAGCCATCATAACCGCGCTCAGCGATTTATCGTTCAGAATAAGGTGGGGCGAGGCATATGGATTGCTTGGCCCAAATGGCGCGGGGAAATCCACGGCCGTGAAAATACTATCANCCCTATTGCTGCCTGACGCTGGTTCAGCGGAGGTAAATGGGTTCGATGTGGTTAGGCAAGCCAAGGAAGTCAGGAAAAGCATAGGGCTAGTTCTGTACCCGGATAAGGGGTTCTACGCGAGGCTCAGCGGCTTCGAGAACCTAGTATACTTCGGCAGGCTCTATGGATTAAGCAAAAAAGATGCGGAGCATAGAGCACTGGAATTGCTTAAGCGATTGGACTTAATCGATGCGGCCAATAGGTCCTTTGAGGAGTATAGTTTAGGGATACGGGTTAGGTTATCCATAGCTAGGGCCTTGATCCACGATCCCCCCATAATATACTTGGATGAACCAACCATAGGGCTGGATCCACTCTCATCCAGATCAGTCAGGAACCTATTAATCGAATTGAAGAGGAGCGGGAAAGCAATCCTACTAACCAGTCATAACCTATGGGAGGNGGAGGAGATATGCGACTTGATCGGCATAATAAATAAGGGGAGGATAATAATGGAGGGAAAGCCCAGTGACATCAAGTCCAAGCTCGGCTTAAAGTACGTGGTTGAGGTGGATATAGATACGCCCAGCGGCTCCAAANTAATTAGGATAGAGACGAAGGAACCCGTGGCGGAGTTACGTAGATTGCTGAGCACGGGGGATAAGGTGCTTGGGGTCACGGTGAAGGAGCCAACGCTGGAGGAGGCATTCATGGCGGCGGTGAAGGATGAGCGCGCTGGATAGGCTAGGGGCCGTGATTGAGGGCGAATTCAAGATAATCAGCAGGGAACCCGGCGGCTTAGCTCTTCTCGTGATTCTGCCATACTTCGTGGCGGGGGGCACCGCCATAATTGCATCATTCCTGGCAAGCATTAATAGGTATAGATTCATGGAGCAATTCATTGGGTTCGAGGTGGTCATGTTATCCATAATAATGATTCAGACGGGGGCCAGATTCCTGAGGGAGGAGAGAAACGGGGGGAGACTGGAGTACCTGCTAGCCTCTCCCACAAACGCGTTGCTCATACTGCTCGGCACATCCATAGTGATGGCATCATCAATGGTTGCCGCCTTTCTTGTCTCGCTTATTCCCGTGGCCTATGGAGTCTATGGAGTGCCCGGCCTAATTCGCTCCATTACCTCGCTCCTCCTCCTCTTCATTGGGTTAATGCCGCTCTATGGACTCGGCATACTGCTCAGCGGCGTGGTGCTGAGGTTCAGGGAGNCGGATTCCCTAATGGGGCTAATAACGTCGGCTGCCTCCCTATTATCTGGGGCGACTTACCCCATTGAAGCGCTACCCAAGTGGCTCGAGTTGCTGATCAGGGTTCTCCCCATGCATATGCTTGACAAGGCGCTCTATGGGGAAGTAATGGGTTATCTCACTCCAAGTCGAGCCATTTACTTGGCCGTGGCTGCCATGATTTACTTATCGCTGGGTGTATACTCATATGGCAGGCTACAGAGATCACTGCTTAGAAAGGGCATTTAGCGACGTAATGAATGAGACCGAGAAGGGGCTTCGAGCGCTCCTTGCGCGGCCAGCTTCCCTAGTGATGAGCATTATCAGTGCGCCGCTGTGGCTGGCCTTCTTCGTGCTCTCCCTGGAGGGGTACGGCTTATCCCTGAGAGGCTCCACGCTTCAATTATTAATATGGGTATCCTACTCCTTCTCCTTATACTCGACGTGGCTCTGGGAATTCGGCCATGGAATACTTGATGAGCAGCAGGAAGGAGTGCTGGAGTACGTTCTCGGCAGCGGTTCCTCATTATTTAAACACGTTCTCGGCAGTGGATTAGCGTTCCTAATTTACTCGTTACTGGACATGGTTATAATACTGGCCAGCTTCTCGCTGGTATTCGGAGTGAAGCCATTAATAATGAATCCCGCGCTCCTTGCAGCATCAATAGTGCTGGCATCAGCCTCGCTGCTCTCGGTGGCATCAATATACTCAATGCTGGTGGCGGGGCTCCGATCTAGTTGGGTCGTTACCGACATACTTCAATTCGTTTTACCGGCCATCGGAGGCCTTCTACCCAGCGAGTTCAGCCCAGCAATACGGGCAATCAATTCCANCTCTCCCCTTGCTTATCCCTTCGTCTTAATGAGGGAGGGGGCAACCGGAATAAATGAGTTGGGTACCCCAATAATGACGCAACTAATGTTGGCCACCGCATTCACCGCAATATTGTTGGGATTATCCTGGCTATTCCTATTCATGGCTGATAAGAGGCTGAGGAGGGACGGTAGGCTCGGCCTACGGTGAAAACAACGATGCTTAATCGATAATCCTTTAATGAATCATATGGTTCCATAGCATTGCCGCGCCTCTCCTATGAATAATGGCGGGGATGAGAATTCACCTAAAGCCCAATTAGTTCCCCGCAAATGGTGGGGGCAATATGCTTTTATTTATGGGCGAGATCGCATTCCTTAATCATCAATTATAAATAGCTTAACATTGCGCGTCGCCCTGCGCAGTACCTTCTCGTTCACTCCAAGTCCATTAATTACTGATTCTAATTCGCTTCTCCTTATCTTGAGCCTCTTCACGCCGTTCTCCTCAATCATGACTCCCCGCCTCTGCAATTCATGAACCAATCTCTGCAGCCTGTCCTTATTGGATTGGGCCGCCAGTATTGCCTCATCGATCCCCCTCCCCATCACAACGACGTCCAGCACTATCTTCATTACCTTATTTATCCTATCGGGCACCCCAACCCTGGATCCCCACAGCGTTAATTTATACCTGGGCAGCCTCAAATCATCCAAGTTAAGCATCCTATAGAGGGCAAGCGTCTCGTCGCGTATCTTCCTCTCCTTATCAACAATTCCGCCCAATATGAATACCTCGGTTCTCCTCAAATCATCAATGCTGGCCTCATCCCCATACGGNTCAAGAACGGCCGCCCTAGCGCTCGTGACTTCATAGTATGGGAATGAATCAATGATTCTAACTGCATGCGTCATGCTTGGGGCATACCTATTAAATAGCTCCATGAATTCAGGCGTCGAGTTACTTATTATCAAGTTCCCATCCCAGAGGTACTCCCTCACGTAATTAATCGATGACATAACTTGCTCCACTACTTCCCGCTTCTCAACATCGCTATGCCTATTCCACAGAGATAAATCAATTATGAAGAGCGGGTGCCTAGGCATTGCAGCACGCATAGATTCCACGCTTATCTCCCCCGCGCCCTCAACAATGAGGCAGTCACCCCTTGACTCGCCTGGACCGGGCGCAATGATGGTAATGGGTTCCTCCATTACTGTATTCCCACGGCACTCCCCCCTCCTCACATTTAGCTTGCCCAATAATACATCAATGCCTAAGCCCTGCAGACCACGCCTAAGGGCCCATCGAGGCGCACATAAGGCGCTGCATCCTAGGCTCCTCACCGTGCTTAATAGCAGCGATGCCGCGATCACGCGCTAACGTTAATTAATGTGTTTGAAAACATTTCCGGCGGATTCCCTCATTGGGTCGATGCCAATGCTTTCCTTATTATCTCCATAACTCCCTCATCCATTCGCTTAATAACCTCGTGATCAATGCCGTGCTCGGCGGCGATCTCGCTGGGCAACCTATATGCAATGAATGTTTCCCCATCGTCATCCCAAATCGCGATCCTCATGGGCAAGTCAATGGCTACATCCTTCTTTACCTGCATCAATAGTGTCCCAGCCCTGGGATTACCGAAGAGGATTACCTTAACGTTGCCTAGCTTCATTCCAGCCTCCTCCGCATTCTTGCCGTGGTCAATGATTGCCATAATCCTCATTCCAGCCTCCTCTATGAGCCTTCTTAATTGAGCCTCGCACTCCTGGAATCCACACCTGCACCTGGATACTAGCATGGTTTATGTATTTTCATGGTTTTAAAAATGGTAATGCGGTTTCAGCAATGCGTTGCACTGTTCCAGCCAAGTGAATCACCGCATTAATGTGATTAATAACGCAATGATTTATCAATAATGAGGATGAGTCGCTTGCTTTTGTTTGGGTATGCCTTGGCATCCGTGTCCCCATTGCCGCTAGCGGTGTCCCACGAGGATCCGCTCTATGCTGCCTTATCATCATTAGCCATAAGTCCCCTCGCCGCACTTGTCTACCTCCTTATTAGGCGGCAATGGAGCAGCGAGGGCTTCTATGGATATGCAAGGACNGTTTCCCCATTATTGGCCAAGATACAATTATATGCCTGGATACTCAGCTATTTTCTCTACATTGTTTACACAATTGATTACATCGTTTTCTATGTATTGAACCTAAGTGGGGCATTATCCATATTGCTGACACTACTATTGCCAGCCGCCGCATCGCTCCTAGTGATTAGTGAATTAGTGTATCCAGCATTGTTGGCGGCATCCCTCATCCAAGTGGCGTTATCAGTCCCGCTCGGGTGGAGNTTCTCGCCATCCCTGTACACTCCACACGATGCTTTCCTCAACATATTATCCACTAGCCTCCTCCTCGTATGCATCACCCTGGTTCCCTATATCGATGGAGATACCCGCGCCGCGTGGGTTGCTCCCCTCGCATTCATATTATCCTCATCATTAATGGTGCTCGGCGGCCTCTTCATGGCTCCAAGGATTATTTATTACTTGCAATCAATCGGCCAATACTCAATTATATTAGTTGAATACGCGGCGTTAAATGGCTTATTGAGGAGGGGCCTACGCATTAGGGGATCCAGCGCGGCATTGGTTTCCTTAGTGATGGCGCTTAGCGCAATTAGTCTAATTAACTATGGATTATTCTATGAATTAACGATTATCCCATCGATCTCCGCCCTCTACTTCTCATTAATTATCGCGGCATTATTATCCGCCGCATTCCTCAGGAGAAGAATGGCTTACCTGCTTGCCTCATTCTCCATATTGCTAATGCTGTATGGATTGATTAATGTATTCATGGCTACTAGGGGTCCATACTTGATCGATGCTGCCCTGGGATTAATTGCCCCAATAATTGCGGTATTAATGAAAAAATATAATAGTGCAGGAGGCGCTGTGCATCAATGAAGATCGCAGTAATTGGTTGCAGGGGTTTTGGGCGGGTTCACTTAGAGGCAATTAAATCCATTGGGGGCATCGAGCTATACGTATTCTCCAGGAACAGGGAGGCGGCGGAGAAATGCGCCGAGGAGTGGGGGGCAGCGGGCTACTTTACTTCATATGATGAGGCACTTGCATCCCCCGTGGATGCGGTGGACCTGGTGGTCAGCCATGATGCGCACCTAGACATGTCGATAAAGGCATTCAAGGCCGGTAAGCACGTGTTGCTTGAGAAGCCCATAGCGAGATCAATCCAGGAGGGGGAGGCAATAATCAATGCAGCGAGGGAGGCCGGCGTTAAGTTCATGGTTGCCGAGAACCACTTCTTTGATCCAGCCGCCAGAAAGGCAGCTGAGTTAACGAGGGATTTAGGGGTTCATACCATAATCGCCAGGGGCACTTCATTCCATTCGCCCACGGGGTGGCGAACCAAGGCTGAGGAAATGGGCGGCGGCTCATTAATAGATGGGGGAATCCACTTAATGGATACATTCCTAAACATTGGCGGGAGCTATGAAGCGGTATGCGGATCATCTAGGAGGGTTGCCTCCATAATGGAGGGCGAAGACACTAGTATAGCCTTGTTCAAATTTAAGTCAGGCGCAGTGGGCATCTTCATATATGGATGGGCATTTCCAAGCGCTCCCCGCGCTCCGCTCTTCGAGGTGTATGGGGTAAACGGTTCAATCATAGAGGACCCCGAAAGCAGGGTTAAGGGCAGGAATTATGGTGACTTAATAATTAATGGGAAAAGAGTTGAGTTACCCAAGGTAAACACGGTTCAAATGGAGATACAGGGCTTCCTCAAAGCAATTCAAGACGATACAGAAGTACCAATGCCTCCTCAATTAGCTCTCCGCGATCTTAGGGCTGTACTAGACATATACGCATCAAGCTGCCCCTAAGTAAGGCTTAAATAATTATAGGCAAGAAAGCTTCGGCCATTTAGTTTCAATTCTTTTGTAGATTCTGCATGAATGATGATGGCAATTGAGACACCGCCAACTTTAGATTTCAATTCTTTTTTAGATTCTGCATTACAATCTCAGACTACATATTAAACTTCTCCTTCAACACTCAAAATTGGGAGAAAGAAAGAATAGAAAACGAGAAGAGTGATGAGGCCGAGTGATTAATAGTCACGAAAAGTGACTATTAGTTACGATGAAGGCGGAACTCTCAATATCACTCAAACCTAAATACTCTCTTATACTTTCTTCTGCATGCTGAATATCACTTAAATCAACACTCATTGATTTTGAAGGTACTGGGATTTCTAGATAATCCTCCTCTAATAGCCTCGTCCAGTTATCTGATATTCTCTTGCTGAAAATTTTTAGTATATATCTCATAATACTTGAGTTAA includes the following:
- a CDS encoding 50S ribosomal protein L21, translated to MTKRTHGYRAKSRSILRKHPRERGRPGLIRWMYEYNPGDKVIIDIDPTNITTAPHRRYQGRVGTVAGLRGKALIIDVEFDKVRKTIITTPDHVRPFKAQSNEAAAQESTQQ
- a CDS encoding ABC transporter ATP-binding protein, with product MDAVRVNGIRKSFVTLERMGLIRRRRAIITALSDLSFRIRWGEAYGLLGPNGAGKSTAVKILSXLLLPDAGSAEVNGFDVVRQAKEVRKSIGLVLYPDKGFYARLSGFENLVYFGRLYGLSKKDAEHRALELLKRLDLIDAANRSFEEYSLGIRVRLSIARALIHDPPIIYLDEPTIGLDPLSSRSVRNLLIELKRSGKAILLTSHNLWEXEEICDLIGIINKGRIIMEGKPSDIKSKLGLKYVVEVDIDTPSGSKXIRIETKEPVAELRRLLSTGDKVLGVTVKEPTLEEAFMAAVKDERAG
- a CDS encoding ABC transporter yields the protein MSALDRLGAVIEGEFKIISREPGGLALLVILPYFVAGGTAIIASFLASINRYRFMEQFIGFEVVMLSIIMIQTGARFLREERNGGRLEYLLASPTNALLILLGTSIVMASSMVAAFLVSLIPVAYGVYGVPGLIRSITSLLLLFIGLMPLYGLGILLSGVVLRFREXDSLMGLITSAASLLSGATYPIEALPKWLELLIRVLPMHMLDKALYGEVMGYLTPSRAIYLAVAAMIYLSLGVYSYGRLQRSLLRKGI
- a CDS encoding dehydrogenase yields the protein MKIAVIGCRGFGRVHLEAIKSIGGIELYVFSRNREAAEKCAEEWGAAGYFTSYDEALASPVDAVDLVVSHDAHLDMSIKAFKAGKHVLLEKPIARSIQEGEAIINAAREAGVKFMVAENHFFDPAARKAAELTRDLGVHTIIARGTSFHSPTGWRTKAEEMGGGSLIDGGIHLMDTFLNIGGSYEAVCGSSRRVASIMEGEDTSIALFKFKSGAVGIFIYGWAFPSAPRAPLFEVYGVNGSIIEDPESRVKGRNYGDLIINGKRVELPKVNTVQMEIQGFLKAIQDDTEVPMPPQLALRDLRAVLDIYASSCP